From the genome of Nicotiana sylvestris chromosome 2, ASM39365v2, whole genome shotgun sequence, one region includes:
- the LOC104235763 gene encoding zinc-finger homeodomain protein 9-like produces the protein MDLTNNTSTTTTTTPTLTNTTTITTTSAHIKTPEAEIETPTQIQKPKPFSFSNGVLKRKNLFQHHHPVVVIYKECLKNHAASLGGHAVDGCGEFMPSPTANPADPTSLKCAACGCHRNFHRREPEEPVVIPPPPIATAALEYQPHHRHHPPPPPPPLPRGDHSSPNSPSPPPISSAYYPASAPHMLLALSAGFSGEKNHNPISSPVVNTTNSNGRKRFRTKFTPDQKVKMLEFAERVGWKMQKRDEDLVRSFCNEIGVEKGVLKVWMHNNKNTFGKKLDQHHLADININNNGNSTNVVNGFCIVSRNNNSHHHNSTDSAEFHLHHHESSNDDNKIIDHIKSVSTANVVVGTNGSSSSS, from the coding sequence ATGGACTTAACCAATAACActtctactactactactactactcctacACTCACCAACACAACCACCATTACTACTACATCAGCTCATATCAAAACCCCAGAAGCTGAAATTGAAACCCCAACTCAGATCCAAAAACCTAAGCCTTTCTCTTTCAGTAATGGTGTCCTTAAACGCAAAAATCTCTTCCAACATCATCATCCTGTTGTCGTTATTTACAAAGAATGTCTCAAGAATCATGCTGCTAGCTTAGGTGGCCATGCGGTTGATGGCTGTGGAGAATTTATGCCTTCTCCTACTGCTAACCCAGCTGACCCAACATCTCTTAAATGCGCCGCTTGTGGCTGTCACCGGAATTTCCACCGCCGTGAGCCGGAAGAACCCGTCGTCATCCCACCACCACCTATCGCCACCGCAGCTCTTGAGTACCAACCTCACCACCGTCACCATCCTCCTCCACCACCTCCGCCGCTTCCTCGTGGGGACCACAGCAGCCCGAATTCTCCATCTCCACCGCCGATTTCTTCAGCTTATTACCCGGCTTCTGCACCTCACATGCTCTTAGCCTTGAGTGCTGGCTTTTCTGGCGAAAAAAATCATAACCCCATATCAAGCCCGGTGGTAAATACTACTAACTCTAACGGGAGAAAGCGTTTCAGGACGAAGTTCACTCCGGATCAGAAGGTGAAAATGCTGGAATTTGCAGAAAGAGTTGGGTGGAAAATGCAGAAGCGAGATGAAGATCTGGTGAGAAGTTTCTGCAACGAAATTGGAGTTGAAAAGGGTGTTTTAAAAGTATGGATGCACAATAACAAGAATACTTTTGGGAAGAAATTAGATCAACACCACCTCGCCGACATCAACATCAACAACAATGGTAACAGTACTAACGTCGTTAATGGTTTTTGTATTGTTAGTAGAAATAACAACAGTCATCATCATAACAGCACCGACTCAGCAGAATTTCACCTTCACCATCACGAAAGCAGCAATGACGACAACAAGATTATTGACCATATTAAAAGTGTTAGTACTGCTAATGTTGTTGTCGGTACTAATGGGTCTTCTTCTTCGTCTTGA